The Mercenaria mercenaria strain notata chromosome 8, MADL_Memer_1, whole genome shotgun sequence genome has a segment encoding these proteins:
- the LOC123523215 gene encoding potassium voltage-gated channel protein Shaw-like translates to MEYIKKKRSDDETNKKPEMRIRINVGGTVFETFHSTLERIPGTRLALLPVLGETDDAWDQDRGEFFFDRHPGVFSMVMQYYRSEELHTDQNVCGNIIQGELDFWGLTELDIEPCCWGHYSKFKDHRETLAALDDNFTQQNDMEVWTENTSNLQKFKHRVWQFLEEPSTSRGAKVYAVLSMFFVVLSIAIFCLETYHWFRVPIPGANAHNASKYETYFSPTGDQCIRTKHESGQYLFEETEPHPAMTYLDYICAAYFTIEYLARFFFAPSKFKFIKGPLNVIDLLCLIPHLTAIIMVTVDPYGSSKDTSNLFRAFLALRTVRILRIFKLMKHYSAFKILVYTIKVSTKELLLMVIFLFTGVLIFASIIFYTENDTFDSIPVGFWWALVTMTTVGYGDKVPKTEGGYIIGCGCVLCGVLTVAFTVPIVVNNFTLYYSHAQSRIKLPVHKRKELKRKIFLKNKKSLEFLQRFKWKKDKNKQNFNELDAIHTPRDPPCGQEAAEEVNTPPKNTRVTLLLSNNTTVRPGTGKAVYENVVRKPSLAESDITPVETPDRIHTVSESIDFSIAETVSLPGTPSDMSSSNEHHIAESEQLLNEFADFDKKRKEERKRQLDLINQKRDLRRQQLNHEPRKRPHVGAGASKSSNLRNT, encoded by the exons AtggaatatataaaaaagaaaaggtCAGATGACGAAACGAATAAGAAACCGGAAATGAGAATCCGGATTAATGTCGGTGGCACGGTTTTTGAAACTTTCCACAGTACTCTAGAACGGATTCCGGGAACCCGACTTGCTCTTCTGCCAGTTCTTGGAGAAACAGACGACGCTTGGGACCAAGATCGTGGGGAATTCTTTTTTGACCGACATCCGGGTGTCTTCTCCATGGTGATGCAGTACTACAGAAGCGAAGAATTACATACAGATCAAAACGTCTGTGGAAATATTATTCAAGGA GAGCTAGATTTTTGGGGATTGACTGAACTTGATATTGAACCGTGTTGCTGGGGACACTATAGCAAGTTTAAAGACCACAGGGAAACACTAGCTGCCCTAGATGACAATTTCACACAACAAAACGACATGGAAGTTTGGACAGAGAATACGTCAAATTTGCAGAAATTCAAACACAGGGTGTGGCAGTTCCTAGAAGAGCCGTCCACTTCAAGGGGAGCAAAG GTATACGCTGTTCTGTCGATGTTTTTTGTAGTTTTGTCCATCGCCATTTTCTGCCTCGAGACATATCATTGGTTCCGTGTTCCAATCCCGGGCGCAAACGCGCACAACGCATCCAAATATGAAACATACTTCTCTCCCACCGGGGACCAGTGTATACGCACAAAGCACGAAAGCGGACAGTACTTGTTTGAAGAAACAGAACCACATCCGGCGATGACGTATCTGGACTATATCTGCGCAGCTTATTTCACAATCGAATATTTAGCTAGATTCTTTTTTGCACCAAGCAAGTTCAAGTTCATAAAAGGGCCATTAAATGTCATTGACCTTCTCTGCCTAATTCCCCACCTTACTGCCATTATCATGGTCACAGTGGATCCTTACGGGTCATCCAAGGACACTAGTAATTTGTTCAGGGCATTTTTAGCTCTGCGCACCGTTCGTATTCTTAGAATTTTCAAACTAATGAAGCATTACAGTGCGTTTAAAATACTGGTATACACAATAAAGGTGTCTACCAAAGAACTACTGCTGATGGTGATATTCTTATTTACAGGGGTTCTTATATTTGCCAGTATcatattttacactgaaaatgaTACGTTTGATAGTATTCCTGTTGGATTTTGGTGGGCGCTTGTTACTATGACGACGGTCGGCTACGGGGATAAAGTTCCAAAGACAGAAGGTGGTTATATaattgggtgtggttgtgtgttatGTGGGGTACTCACTGTCGCCTTTACAGTGCCGATTGTTGTGAATAACTTTACGCTTTATTATTCCCATGCCCAGAGCAGGATCAAGTTACCCGTGCATAAGCGAAAAGAATTGAAGCggaaaatattcttgaaaaataaGAAGTCTTTGGAATTTTTACAGAGGTTTAAATGGAAgaaagacaaaaacaaacaaaatttcaatgaattagACGCTATACATACTCCTCGCGATCCACCATGTGGACAAGAAGCTGCGGAAGAGGTAAACACGCCACCAAAGAATACTAGAGTCACGTTGCTGTTAAGCAATAATACAACAGTGCGACCAGGAACTGGTAAAGCAGTGTATGAAAACGTTGTCCGAAAACCGTCCCTAGCCGAATCAGATATCACTCCAGTAGAAACTCCTGATCGGATACACACGGTTTCCGAAAGTATTGACTTTTCAATTGCTGAAACTGTCAGCCTTCCTGGAACTCCGTCCGATATGAGCAGCTCAAACGAACAT cataTTGCTGAGAGTGAACAACTGCTGAACGAATTTGCCGATTTTGACAAGAAACGAAAGGAAGAGAGAAAACGCCAGCTAGATCTGATCAACCAGAAACGCGACCTACGCCGACAACAGTTAAACCATGAACCAAGGAAACGGCCGCATGTTGGAGCTGGTGCGAGTAAATCATCGAATCTTCGAAACACTTAG